From the Desulfobacterales bacterium genome, the window TTTTTCAGGAATTGAAGCATTTGGAAAAGCCGCAAATTTCGGATATTCTACTGGGCTTAATTCCATTAATATATTTAATTCTTTATAAATTTCCATATTAATTTCTTTTAACTTGTTAAAGCTTGATTGTGTAACTATTGCTCCCTGAACTTGATCAAAGCCAAGCGCCATTACACCATCAATATCTTTTGATACAGAAACTACAAATATACTTTTTATTAAAATATCTTGGGGAATGTCTGAATTAATATAAGATATCGGAGAAATTCCTACGGACACAGCGGCAATGCTTTTATTTAATAGCTGGGATAATGAGGTTGTTTGCTTTTTTACAACAAGGATTTTGCTATAAGATTTTGAACCATTGTTATGACCTGCAAGAATTGGTTTCCAGTTATATTCTTTTTCCATAGAATTAAAATAAGATGAATTAACAAGAGCAAATTCTGGCTTTAATCTATTAACTGACTCTTGAAAATCTTTAGATGTTACAAAAA encodes:
- a CDS encoding PhnD/SsuA/transferrin family substrate-binding protein translates to FVTSKDFQESVNRLKPEFALVNSSYFNSMEKEYNWKPILAGHNNGSKSYSKILVVKKQTTSLSQLLNKSIAAVSVGISPISYINSDIPQDILIKSIFVVSVSKDIDGVMALGFDQVQGAIVTQSSFNKLKEINMEIYKELNILMELSPVEYPKFAAFPNASIPEKIAEVLKKIEHKNELKLILMFFGITGFTYEESMP